One stretch of Prunus persica cultivar Lovell chromosome G1, Prunus_persica_NCBIv2, whole genome shotgun sequence DNA includes these proteins:
- the LOC109946471 gene encoding uncharacterized protein LOC109946471 isoform X2: MEEDDGSNRYGATNEIIDLDGAADVGIFEPPNSDVNWSNAVQGQGGGRGESDVGISSCNNLVVDCSNGGHGQGSREFEGICHNIDCNEITADRSKNVGCENFGNVNYNCKTTSTKDHGKAAGGSSSAQGQGGGGGKKPERDGLNIHRNNIAGDRVPKAYHNFSNFECNLKTTNTEDDGNTNESNISKNKITARYGSSYVGMFNFHNVYVNAGQGQGGCEGNESFFKHKGIGLMLPLDSSAFV; encoded by the exons ATGGAAGAAGACGACGGCAGCAACAGATATGGTGCCACAAATGAAATTATAGACCTCGATGGCGCAGCTGATGTTGGTATTTTTGAGCCCCCCAACTCAGATGTCAACTGGAGCAACGCCGTCCAAGGCCAAGGTGGCGGAAGAGGAGAGTCAGATGTTGGGATTTCAAGCTGTAACAA CTTAGTTGTCGACTGCAGCAATGGCGGCCATGGGCAAGGTAGCCGTGAATTCGAAGGTATCTGTCACAACATTGATTGTAATGAAATTACTGCAGATAGATCCAAAAACGTTGGGTGTGAAAACTTTGGCAACGTCAACTACAACTGCAAGACTACTAGTACTAAAGATCACGGCAAAGCAGCAGGTGGCTCAAGTTCCGCCCAAGGCCAAGGTGGCGGTGGAGGAAAGAAACCCGAGCGTGACGGTCTCAACATTCATCGCAATAACATTGCAGGAGATAGAGTTCCGAAAGCGTACCACAACTTCAGCAACTTCGAATGCAACTTGAAGACAACTAATACTGAAGATGACGGCAACACCAACGAATCCaatatttctaaaaataaaattacagcACGCTATGGGTCCTCATATGTCGGGATGTTCAACTTTCACAACGTCTACGTCAATGCCGGCCAAGGTCAAGGTGGCTGTGAAGGAAACGAGAGCTTCTTCAAACACAAAGGTATAGGGTTGATGTTGCCATTGGACTCCTCCGCATTTGTATAA
- the LOC109946471 gene encoding uncharacterized protein LOC109946471 isoform X1: MEEDDGSNRYGATNEIIDLDGAADVGIFEPPNSDVNWSNAVQGQGGGRGESDVGISSCNNLVVDCSNGGQSNIYKNKITAKKGESDVGISSFNNLVVDCSNGGHGQGSREFEGICHNIDCNEITADRSKNVGCENFGNVNYNCKTTSTKDHGKAAGGSSSAQGQGGGGGKKPERDGLNIHRNNIAGDRVPKAYHNFSNFECNLKTTNTEDDGNTNESNISKNKITARYGSSYVGMFNFHNVYVNAGQGQGGCEGNESFFKHKGIGLMLPLDSSAFV, from the coding sequence ATGGAAGAAGACGACGGCAGCAACAGATATGGTGCCACAAATGAAATTATAGACCTCGATGGCGCAGCTGATGTTGGTATTTTTGAGCCCCCCAACTCAGATGTCAACTGGAGCAACGCCGTCCAAGGCCAAGGTGGCGGAAGAGGAGAGTCAGATGTTGGGATTTCAAGCTGTAACAACTTAGTTGTCGACTGCAGCAATGGCGGCCAAtccaatatttataaaaataaaattaccgCAAAAAAAGGAGAGTCAGATGTTGGGATTTCAAGCTTTAACAACTTAGTTGTCGACTGCAGCAATGGCGGCCATGGGCAAGGTAGCCGTGAATTCGAAGGTATCTGTCACAACATTGATTGTAATGAAATTACTGCAGATAGATCCAAAAACGTTGGGTGTGAAAACTTTGGCAACGTCAACTACAACTGCAAGACTACTAGTACTAAAGATCACGGCAAAGCAGCAGGTGGCTCAAGTTCCGCCCAAGGCCAAGGTGGCGGTGGAGGAAAGAAACCCGAGCGTGACGGTCTCAACATTCATCGCAATAACATTGCAGGAGATAGAGTTCCGAAAGCGTACCACAACTTCAGCAACTTCGAATGCAACTTGAAGACAACTAATACTGAAGATGACGGCAACACCAACGAATCCaatatttctaaaaataaaattacagcACGCTATGGGTCCTCATATGTCGGGATGTTCAACTTTCACAACGTCTACGTCAATGCCGGCCAAGGTCAAGGTGGCTGTGAAGGAAACGAGAGCTTCTTCAAACACAAAGGTATAGGGTTGATGTTGCCATTGGACTCCTCCGCATTTGTATAA